From Paenibacillus sp. FSL H8-0537:
GGTATGGGAATTCATGCCGGAATGAAAGGAACAGATGCTCTTACCTTAATGGCATAATACAAAAGAGCCTTTATCCTTATCTTTTTGAAAGAGGGGATATAGGCTCTTGATTTATATTTATTGGTTAAAAAGCTTTTTAAGATTGACATCATAAGGAGCTTGGACAATGCCTTTTTCTGTAATAATAGCTGTTACATATTCATTCGGTGTAATATCGAAGGCCGGGTTGTACACTTTCACACCTTGTGGTGCTGTGCGTTTGCCAAACCCTTCGGTAATTTCCTCGGCGCTGCGCTCCTCAATCGGAATTTCTGCGCCAGTCGGCGTATTGAGGTCAATCGTGGACAATGGGCAAGCAACATATACGGGAATGCCATGAGCCTTGGCAAGGACGGCAACGCTATAGGTGCCGATTTTGTTGGCGACATCTCCATTAGCGGCTACGCGGTCCGTTCCAACAATGACAGCCTGAATCCAGCCTTTGGACATGACCATGCCTGCCATATTATCACAAATCAAAGTGACATCGACACCAGCCTGCTGCAGCTCAAAAGCGGTCAGTCTAGCGCCTTGCAGCACAGGACGTGTCTCATCGGCGAATACACGCAGCGACATGCCGCGCTCAAGCGCAAGATAAAACGGCGCCAGCGCTGTACCGTATTTAGCAGTTGCAAGTCCGCCAGCGTTGCAGTGCGTGAGCACGCCCATGCCATCTTCAAACAGCGTGAGCGCATGCTCGCCGATTAAACGGTTGGTTTCTTCATCTTCTCTGTGAATGGCCAGCGCTTCATTAAGCAAAGCCTGCTTCACTTCATCGAGTGATAAATCGGCTGCGGCAAGCTGCTCCGCACGGGCTTTCATACGATCAAGAGCCCAGAATAAGTTGACAGCGGTCGGCCGTGAGGTGGCCAAATATTCAGCCTGGTTCAGCACTTCTTCAAGCCAGCGCTTAGGGGTCGTTTCATTTCGGCTGCCAAGCACGACGCCGTATGCAGCCGAAATGCCGATTGCCGGGGCGCCTCTCACTTTCAAATGGCGAATTGCTTCCCATACGTCCTCCGAAGTAACAAGCGGCAAATATACGATTTCTTCAGGCAAAAGCCGTTGATCCAGCAAATCCAGGCGATCTTCCGCCCAGATCAAGGATTGCAATGGGGCATTCTGACTAGTCATTATGCAAATTCCTTTCTTCTCTAAACATAAGGATTTATTTTTAAGCGTGTTTTGCCGTTGCGGACAAAACAATATCAATTGCTTGCTCTATTGAAATCGCCTGGCGGTTCAGGTGAATGAGCGAGGTGCCGATTCCCAGTGCCAAGCGCTGTGCTTTCTCGCGCTCCGCAGCATCCTCAATGCGGTCGATGTCCGCAACATGGGCAAGGCCTACAATGCGTCGTACCATTTTGCAGCCAGCGAAGCCGATCGAGTCCTGAAGCAGCTTGTTCATGTAATATTGCTTGTAGCCTGGTGCGCTTGATACTAGACGATCCACGTTATGCTCATCCCACAAAGCGCCAAATTTGTTCTCAAATTTGTTCCAAATCTCGCGTACGCTGCCAAGCAGGTAGCTGCGGAAATCGGCAAGCTTTGCCTCGTCTTTGATCCAGTGGGCTTGTCCCGCATAATTGAGCAGCAGGTTGGCAATGACCGCACCTACGTCAAAGCCAATAGGACCGTAATAAGCAAATTCAGGATCGATCACTTTCGTGGACTGTGCTGTAACAAATACGCTGCCGGTATGTAGATCGCCGTGGAGCAGGGCCTGGGCATTCGTCAAAAACTTGTTGCGCAAAATAGCGACTTCAAGATGAAGGGCATCATCCGTGCGAAGTGCTTCAGCGGCATCAGCGATCGCTGCTTCAAAGTTATTGTTTGGCGAATCGGTATAAGGATCATCAAAAATTAAATCTTCGGTTATTTTGCACAAATCAGGGTTAATAAATGCTTTGACGCGTTCTTTCTTATCCTGCTGGTTCATGCCCAAATCGGAAGTGTAAAAGAGTGTATTCGCCATAAAGGTGGAAATGTCCTCGGCGAATTTCGGATATTGGTTGCCGTCTACGAGGCCCTGACGCATAATCACGTGGTCGCTGAGATCCTCCATTACCGTAAGGGCAAGCTCTGCGTCATATTGATAAACGGTTGGCACAAGTCCCGGAGCCAGCTCATTTTGCAAAATCAGCGCTTCGCTCTCAATGCGCGCTCGGTCAAGCGTAAGCGGCCATGATTCTCCGACAACCTTAGCGTAAGGGAGCGCTTGTTTGACAATCAGCCCTTTACCGCTTGCTGGATCGGTAATGTGGAATACCAAATTCAAATTGCCATCGCCGATCTCACGGGACGCAAGCTCAGCCCCTGCAGGGAAAAAGTCAGGTATGGAGCGGGAAAATTCAATAGCTTCTTGCTCGGTTAAAGGATGATAAGCAGACAGTTTGTCCACCTCCGACTGTATTTTTCAAAATATAAGCATTTCTATATGCTTAGTATATCGAATATTATTTCGACTTGGAATACCTACAAATGATAACAAATGATATAATGTTACGTAAAGTAGGCAAGGATTTTGTCCGCTAAGCGCGAATGGCAACGAAGGGCTTGGCGGATCTGCTGGAGTGGAGGCATTGGCATGAGTAACAGCATGACGCGGGAGCCGGTCGCTCTGAAGGAGTGGGCTGTAACCGTTAACGCATTGCGTGATGGCGAGCTTATTATGGTTTTGCGCAAAGGCGGAATTGAAGAGGAAACACGTGATTTTCAATTGGTTAGCAAAGGCTTCTACTTAATGCCTGCTTATGAGCATCAGAAGGAGCATCTGCTTAAGGCGCCATATCAAGGCAGGATCGAAAGTATAATGGAAGGCTGGTCGCCTGATATGGATAGCATTAAGCTTGGCGCCTATGCGGAAGCCGTTCATGATATCGAGATCAACGATCAGGAAACGCTTGACCGGTTGCGGGAATTTCATATTTGGACGGATAAATTTTCAGAAGAAAGGCTAAAATGGAAGCGGACGAAGCCGTTGCATTTGCTGCTGCTTCGCGTATACCGGCTTGCCGAGCCTGCTGAATTAGAAATGTTCCCTGCCTATACGGGCTGCAAATCTTGGGTAAAGCTTGAAAAGGATCTAGCCGATGCTGCAATGGTTCCGGTATTATCCGATGAGGAATTTGCGTCGCAAGTTGCTCAAATTCAAGCTGCACTGTGCCGGCAATAGAGATAAAGCCTGATTTATGGCGATTTCTTGTACATTGAGCGCTCTTAGCGTTGCTTTATAACAAAACTTATAATAAAATGATTATTGAGAAGACATTGAGAATTATATTGAATCACATTATAATAGAAGCTTTTTTGATTATAGGTGATTAGGTAAATAGACCAACCATGGAGGGATCAGCATATTATGGCAACGCATTTTGTCATTGATGGCCTGAAAGCGGCTATCGAAGGAAAAGAGATTTTGAAAGGCATTAACCTTGAAATCAAAGGCGGAGAAATCCACGCGATTATGGGACCAAACGGTACTGGTAAAAGTACGCTGGCTTCCGCTTTGATGGGCCACCCGAAATATGAAGTAACTGAAGGCAGCGCATTTTTGGATGGAGAAGACCTGCTTGAAATGGGCGTAGATGAGAGAGCACGCGCAGGGCTGTTCCTTGCTATGCAATATCCAAGCGAAATTCCTGGCGTAACGAATTCCGATTTCTTGCGCAGTGCGATTAACGCTCGTCGTGAGGAAGGCAGCGAGATTTCCCTCATTAAATTCATTCGCCAAATGGAAGGCAAAATGAAAGCTTTGGAAATGAACCCTGAGTTTGCACATCGTTACCTGAACGAAGGCTTCTCGGGCGGTGAGAAAAAACGTAATGAGATTTTGCAAATGACGCTGCTTGATCCGAAAATCGTCGTTCTTGACGAGATTGACTCGGGTCTTGACATCGATGCCTTGAAAATCGTATCCAAAGGCGTTAACGAAATGCGCTCCGAAGATCGCGGTTTTCTAATTATTACTCACTATCAGCGTTTGCTGAACTATATTACACCTGATTTTGTACACGTTATGATGCAAGGCCGCATTGTGAAGTCCGGTGGTCCTGAGCTTGCTGAGCGTTTGGAAAATGAAGGTTATGACTGGGTTAAAGAAGAACTGGGCATCGTGGACGAAACGGTTGGCCAGGCCTAAGCGGAGAAAGGGGTATAACGGATGAGTACACAACTATCGACTCCGACGGACCGCCAATCTGCAGAAGCTTTGTCCCGTAGCAAAAACGAGCCTAATTGGCTGGTTGATTTGCGCGGCGAAGCAGCTGAGCTTGCTGGTACATTAGAATGGCCAAAGCCGGAGAAAGTCAAAATTGAACGCTGGAACCTGACAGCTGTAGGCAGCTACGATCAGGCAGCTCCAGCAAATGCACTAACCGATTTGCCAGAAGTTGTACGTGAATTGGTTTCTGAAGGCACTGAAAACCTTGTTATTCAGCAAAACTCGAGTCCGGTATGGACGCAGCTATCTGCTGAACTGGCAGCTAAGGGCGTTATTTTTACCGATTTGGAGACAGCTTGCAAGGAGCATGGCGATCTTGTGAAGCCTTACTTGTTCCAAGCGGTTGCCAAGAATGAGGACAAATTAACAGCTTTGCATGCAGCATTGTGGAATGGCGGGGTATTCGTATACGTTCCTCGCAATGTAGAGGTGGAAATTCCACTGCAGGCTATTCTATTTAATACAAAAGCAGAGGCTTCCTTTGCACCGCATATCGTAATCGTAGCAGAGAGCAACAGCCGCGTTACTTAT
This genomic window contains:
- the mtnA gene encoding S-methyl-5-thioribose-1-phosphate isomerase yields the protein MTSQNAPLQSLIWAEDRLDLLDQRLLPEEIVYLPLVTSEDVWEAIRHLKVRGAPAIGISAAYGVVLGSRNETTPKRWLEEVLNQAEYLATSRPTAVNLFWALDRMKARAEQLAAADLSLDEVKQALLNEALAIHREDEETNRLIGEHALTLFEDGMGVLTHCNAGGLATAKYGTALAPFYLALERGMSLRVFADETRPVLQGARLTAFELQQAGVDVTLICDNMAGMVMSKGWIQAVIVGTDRVAANGDVANKIGTYSVAVLAKAHGIPVYVACPLSTIDLNTPTGAEIPIEERSAEEITEGFGKRTAPQGVKVYNPAFDITPNEYVTAIITEKGIVQAPYDVNLKKLFNQ
- the mtnK gene encoding S-methyl-5-thioribose kinase, with product MSAYHPLTEQEAIEFSRSIPDFFPAGAELASREIGDGNLNLVFHITDPASGKGLIVKQALPYAKVVGESWPLTLDRARIESEALILQNELAPGLVPTVYQYDAELALTVMEDLSDHVIMRQGLVDGNQYPKFAEDISTFMANTLFYTSDLGMNQQDKKERVKAFINPDLCKITEDLIFDDPYTDSPNNNFEAAIADAAEALRTDDALHLEVAILRNKFLTNAQALLHGDLHTGSVFVTAQSTKVIDPEFAYYGPIGFDVGAVIANLLLNYAGQAHWIKDEAKLADFRSYLLGSVREIWNKFENKFGALWDEHNVDRLVSSAPGYKQYYMNKLLQDSIGFAGCKMVRRIVGLAHVADIDRIEDAAEREKAQRLALGIGTSLIHLNRQAISIEQAIDIVLSATAKHA
- a CDS encoding DUF1802 family protein, with amino-acid sequence MSNSMTREPVALKEWAVTVNALRDGELIMVLRKGGIEEETRDFQLVSKGFYLMPAYEHQKEHLLKAPYQGRIESIMEGWSPDMDSIKLGAYAEAVHDIEINDQETLDRLREFHIWTDKFSEERLKWKRTKPLHLLLLRVYRLAEPAELEMFPAYTGCKSWVKLEKDLADAAMVPVLSDEEFASQVAQIQAALCRQ
- the sufC gene encoding Fe-S cluster assembly ATPase SufC, whose protein sequence is MATHFVIDGLKAAIEGKEILKGINLEIKGGEIHAIMGPNGTGKSTLASALMGHPKYEVTEGSAFLDGEDLLEMGVDERARAGLFLAMQYPSEIPGVTNSDFLRSAINARREEGSEISLIKFIRQMEGKMKALEMNPEFAHRYLNEGFSGGEKKRNEILQMTLLDPKIVVLDEIDSGLDIDALKIVSKGVNEMRSEDRGFLIITHYQRLLNYITPDFVHVMMQGRIVKSGGPELAERLENEGYDWVKEELGIVDETVGQA